The window GGCGGTAGCTTTGGACGACGAACTCGGCGGCGGCCTTGGAGGTGCTGTACGGATCATGTCCCCCAAGGCTGTCCGTCTCGCGGTAGCCCCATTCCCAACCACGGTTTTCGTAGCATTTGTCGGAGGTGACAACGATGGCGGCCTTGAGACTGTCGACGGCGCGGCACGCGTCCAGCACATGGACCGTGCCCATGACGTTCGTGGACCAGTTGGCAACCGGATCGCGGTAGGACTGCCGCACCAGCGGCTGCGCCGCCAGATGGAAAACAATTTCCGGCCTGGACAAGCGCACTGCCTCGGCAACCGCGTCGCCATCCCGAACATCAATGGCCCGTGAGTCGATATCGATATCGAGGGTTTCCCAGTGATTGGGCGTCGTTGCCGGCGGTAAGGCCAGGGCCGTAACTTCGGCACCCAATCGCGTCAGCCACAGCGCCAGCCAACTTCCCTTGAAGCCGGTATGGCCCGTGAGCAAGACCTTGCGTCCGTGGTAGACACCGCCGAACAATTGCTTCAACTCCAGGTCTTCCATGGTGCCTTTCCTGACTGCCAAAGTTCCTCCAGCAGAACACGATCCCGCAAAGTGTCCATTGGCTGCCAGAAGCCGCGATGCTGATAGGCCGTCAATTGGCCGTCCCTCGCCAGACGCCGCAAGGGTGCCTGCTCCCACACCGTATCGTCGCCCTCGACGTAATCGAGAACGCCTGGTTCTAGCACGAAGAATCCCCCGTTGATCCAGGCGCCGTCGCCCGCCGGCTTTTCCTGGAATTCGCTGACGGCACCATCATTGATCTTGAGAGACCCAAATCGCCCTGCCGGCTGCAAAGCCGTAACGGTGGCAAGGCGGCCGGCCTTGCGATGCGCATCGACCACGGCGGAAATGTCGACGTCGGAGACGCCGTCGCCATAAGTCAGACAGAAAGTCTCGTCTCCCAGATATTTGGCAACCCGCT is drawn from Mesorhizobium sp. B1-1-8 and contains these coding sequences:
- the rfbF gene encoding glucose-1-phosphate cytidylyltransferase, giving the protein MRAVLLAGGFGSRISEESHLRPKPMIEIGGKPILWHIMKMYTKHNINDFIVCLGYKSYYIKEYFANYFLHTSDVTLDMETNTMEVHHRTAEKWKVTLIETGEATMTGGRLKRVAKYLGDETFCLTYGDGVSDVDISAVVDAHRKAGRLATVTALQPAGRFGSLKINDGAVSEFQEKPAGDGAWINGGFFVLEPGVLDYVEGDDTVWEQAPLRRLARDGQLTAYQHRGFWQPMDTLRDRVLLEELWQSGKAPWKTWS